A genomic region of Microlunatus sagamiharensis contains the following coding sequences:
- a CDS encoding PIG-L deacetylase family protein yields MLLEDVRTVLVVVAHCDDAEWMFGGTVARLVGQGAVVDYVVTTDGSSGGVDLDVSDAELAATRAHEQREAARVLGVRDVTFLGFHNDELTVTVALKRAIVREIRRTRPDLVLTLTPYRAMDAPMGWNHADHIATGEATLQAVYPEALMPRIHPGLLDEGLEPHEADEVWVPALADADRYVDVSAVVETKMDAVWCHRSQNGEANGDRGWMFAHHIAPPMVEAGDRIGVRHAERFRRVRVRG; encoded by the coding sequence ATGCTGCTCGAGGACGTCCGGACGGTGCTGGTCGTGGTCGCGCACTGCGACGACGCGGAGTGGATGTTCGGGGGGACCGTCGCCCGGCTGGTGGGTCAGGGTGCGGTGGTCGACTACGTCGTCACGACCGACGGCTCGAGCGGCGGCGTCGACCTGGACGTGAGCGACGCCGAGCTCGCCGCCACCCGCGCCCACGAGCAGCGCGAGGCGGCGAGGGTCCTGGGCGTCCGCGACGTCACGTTCCTCGGCTTCCACAACGACGAGCTGACCGTCACGGTCGCCCTCAAGCGCGCGATCGTACGCGAGATCCGCCGCACGCGGCCCGACCTCGTGCTGACGTTGACGCCCTACCGGGCGATGGACGCACCGATGGGCTGGAACCACGCCGACCACATCGCCACCGGCGAAGCGACGTTGCAGGCGGTCTACCCGGAGGCCCTGATGCCCAGGATCCACCCCGGGCTGCTCGACGAGGGCCTGGAGCCGCACGAGGCCGACGAGGTCTGGGTGCCGGCGCTGGCCGACGCCGACCGCTACGTCGACGTCAGCGCGGTCGTCGAGACCAAGATGGACGCGGTCTGGTGCCACCGGAGCCAGAACGGCGAGGCGAACGGGGACCGGGGCTGGATGTTCGCCCACCACATCGCACCGCCGATGGTCGAGGCCGGCGACCGGATCGGGGTCCGCCACGCCGAGCGGTTCCGGCGCGTACGCGTCCGCGGCTGA
- a CDS encoding GIY-YIG nuclease family protein, with translation MAWTYILRCSDGSFYVGSTRNLEQRLAEHAAGVVSGYTETRRPVELVWAYETERVDEACALEWQIKGWSRAKRIALIEGRFADLPPLSRSRSKPVRE, from the coding sequence ATGGCCTGGACCTACATCCTCCGCTGCTCCGACGGGTCCTTCTACGTCGGCAGCACCCGCAACCTCGAGCAGCGCCTCGCCGAGCACGCGGCGGGTGTCGTGTCGGGCTACACCGAGACGCGTCGGCCGGTCGAGCTCGTCTGGGCGTACGAGACCGAGCGCGTCGACGAGGCATGCGCTTTGGAGTGGCAGATCAAGGGCTGGAGCCGTGCGAAGCGCATCGCGCTGATCGAGGGCCGGTTCGCCGACCTGCCGCCGCTGTCGCGGTCGCGGTCGAAGCCAGTGCGGGAGTAG
- a CDS encoding LacI family DNA-binding transcriptional regulator, whose amino-acid sequence MTTEADPAASAPGEGTTRATISDVARVSGVSTTTVSHVLTGKRPVAASTRERVEAAVQQLRYRPSRLARSLRVGSSQMIGVVVPDITNPYYGQLTRGLVDSLGAEYGTWVCNTDGSTKRERSYVADMVARGADALVMTSVDVEGDAVAAAVAAGVPAVSLGESVDHPLVDRVLAADEEASQSAVEHLVARGARRVGIIEGPRSFGHSREEGYLAALAAAGLKAPQQLRVHGDWTRVGGREAMLRLMRLPQRPDAVFCANDLTAIGALDAVRSLGLRVPDDVRIVGFDDIEAASLVSPALTTIANPAYETGWSAAKLVLDRLLGRHTGSRRTVTLPCRLIVRETS is encoded by the coding sequence ATGACCACCGAGGCCGATCCTGCCGCGTCCGCACCGGGCGAGGGCACGACCCGCGCGACCATCTCCGACGTCGCCCGCGTCTCCGGCGTCAGCACCACGACGGTGTCGCACGTCCTCACGGGCAAGCGCCCCGTCGCGGCGTCCACGCGCGAGCGGGTCGAGGCGGCGGTGCAGCAGCTGCGCTACCGGCCGAGCCGGCTGGCCCGGAGCCTCCGGGTCGGCAGCTCGCAGATGATCGGCGTCGTCGTCCCCGACATCACCAACCCCTACTACGGCCAGCTGACGCGTGGTCTGGTGGACTCGCTCGGCGCCGAGTACGGCACGTGGGTCTGCAACACCGACGGCTCGACCAAGCGCGAGCGGTCCTACGTCGCCGACATGGTCGCCCGCGGTGCCGACGCCCTGGTGATGACCTCCGTGGACGTCGAGGGCGACGCCGTCGCCGCGGCGGTGGCGGCCGGTGTGCCCGCGGTCAGCCTGGGGGAGAGCGTCGACCACCCGCTCGTCGACCGGGTGCTCGCCGCCGACGAGGAGGCCTCGCAGTCCGCGGTCGAGCACCTCGTGGCCCGCGGCGCGCGGCGGGTGGGCATCATCGAGGGCCCCCGCTCGTTCGGCCACTCGCGCGAGGAGGGCTACCTGGCCGCCCTCGCGGCGGCCGGCCTGAAGGCCCCGCAGCAGCTGCGCGTGCACGGGGACTGGACCCGCGTCGGTGGTCGCGAGGCGATGCTGCGGCTCATGAGGCTGCCGCAGCGCCCGGACGCCGTCTTCTGCGCCAACGACCTGACCGCCATCGGCGCCCTCGACGCGGTGCGCTCGCTCGGTCTTCGGGTGCCCGACGACGTGCGCATCGTCGGCTTCGACGACATCGAGGCCGCCTCCCTGGTCAGCCCGGCGCTCACCACGATCGCCAACCCCGCGTACGAGACCGGCTGGTCCGCCGCCAAGCTCGTCCTCGACCGCCTGCTGGGCCGCCACACCGGCTCCCGCCGCACCGTGACCCTGCCCTGCCGCTTGATCGTGCGCGAGACGAGCTGA
- a CDS encoding Gfo/Idh/MocA family protein gives MNRPTPDERTRVLNVGVIGLGEVAQVVHLPVLQSLPELFSVQAGCDISPTLVKEVGARFGIPQTYLSATAMIEAGGLDAVLVLNSDEYHAECVVTAMEHGLHVLVEKPMCLSPREAERIIETRDRTGLTVMVGYMRRFAPAFVEAKELLPTLGGVNFARVHDVIGRNQLIVDQTSYVVRPADLTEAQMHERWDRGSALVRDAIGDVGGELAGAYRLLCGLGSHDFSAMRELLGRPSGVAAARMWKQGGYIAALLDYPGFVVSYETGVDEQLRFDAHLEVYGDLASLRIQYDTPYVRHLPTTLTIDETSGDALKKTVIRPHLKDPYTHELEYFHACVVEGRAPKTTPEDFAEDLDLFAELVRVLGTR, from the coding sequence GTGAACCGACCCACCCCCGACGAAAGGACCCGCGTGCTCAACGTCGGCGTCATCGGCCTGGGGGAGGTGGCCCAGGTGGTCCACCTCCCCGTCCTGCAGTCGCTGCCGGAGCTGTTCTCCGTGCAGGCCGGCTGCGACATCTCGCCCACCCTGGTCAAGGAGGTCGGGGCGCGCTTCGGCATCCCGCAGACCTACCTGTCCGCGACCGCGATGATCGAGGCCGGCGGTCTCGACGCGGTGCTCGTGCTGAACAGCGACGAGTACCACGCCGAGTGCGTCGTCACCGCGATGGAGCACGGCCTGCACGTCCTCGTCGAGAAGCCCATGTGCCTCTCGCCGCGGGAGGCCGAGCGGATCATCGAGACCCGCGACCGCACGGGGCTGACCGTGATGGTCGGCTACATGCGTCGCTTCGCCCCGGCGTTCGTCGAGGCGAAGGAGCTGCTGCCGACCCTCGGTGGGGTGAACTTCGCCCGGGTCCACGACGTCATCGGCCGCAACCAGCTGATCGTCGACCAGACGTCGTACGTCGTGCGGCCCGCGGACCTCACCGAGGCGCAGATGCACGAGCGCTGGGACCGCGGCTCGGCCCTCGTGCGGGACGCGATCGGTGACGTCGGGGGGGAGCTGGCCGGGGCGTACCGGCTGCTCTGCGGGCTGGGCAGCCACGACTTCTCGGCCATGCGCGAGCTGCTGGGTCGCCCGTCGGGCGTCGCGGCCGCCCGGATGTGGAAGCAGGGCGGCTACATCGCCGCGCTGCTCGACTACCCGGGCTTCGTCGTGTCGTACGAGACCGGCGTCGACGAGCAGCTCCGCTTCGACGCGCACCTCGAGGTCTACGGCGACCTGGCCTCGCTGCGGATCCAGTACGACACGCCCTACGTGCGCCACCTGCCCACGACGCTCACGATCGACGAGACGAGCGGGGACGCGCTCAAGAAGACGGTGATCCGTCCGCACCTGAAGGACCCGTACACCCACGAGCTGGAGTACTTCCACGCCTGCGTCGTCGAGGGCAGGGCGCCCAAGACCACGCCCGAGGACTTCGCCGAGGACCTCGACCTCTTCGCGGAGCTGGTCCGCGTCCTCGGCACCCGCTGA
- a CDS encoding ThuA domain-containing protein, translating into MTTPDHAPEASTDPTPTPGPARRALVVRGGWDGHVPVEATDRFIPFLREQGFEVRVEDSPEVYTDAEALAATDLVVQCYTMGEASKEAVAGLRAAIAAGTGFAGWHGGIADSFRNVSDYLHLVGGSFACHPARDPEHPTGDQSDNYVDYRVEILPEHAEHPVVAGLEDFDLYSEQYWVNFDDYCDVLATTTQKARPGDPWNRPVTSPAIWTRAWGEGRVFVATPGHSLDVLDHPSVRTVVERGLLWAARGSGQPYGVTAPDAGAAA; encoded by the coding sequence ATGACCACCCCCGACCACGCCCCCGAGGCGTCCACCGACCCGACCCCCACCCCCGGCCCGGCCCGCCGCGCACTCGTCGTGCGCGGCGGGTGGGACGGCCACGTGCCGGTCGAGGCCACCGACCGCTTCATCCCGTTCCTGCGCGAGCAGGGCTTCGAGGTCCGCGTCGAGGACTCGCCGGAGGTCTACACCGACGCCGAGGCGCTGGCCGCGACCGACCTGGTCGTGCAGTGCTACACGATGGGCGAGGCCAGCAAGGAGGCCGTGGCCGGCCTCCGGGCGGCCATCGCGGCGGGGACCGGCTTCGCCGGCTGGCACGGCGGGATCGCCGACTCGTTCCGCAACGTCAGCGACTACCTGCACCTCGTCGGCGGGTCCTTCGCCTGCCACCCGGCACGCGACCCGGAGCACCCGACCGGCGACCAGAGCGACAACTACGTCGACTACCGGGTCGAGATCCTGCCCGAGCACGCCGAGCACCCGGTCGTGGCCGGCCTGGAGGACTTCGACCTCTACTCCGAGCAGTACTGGGTGAACTTCGACGACTACTGCGACGTGCTGGCCACGACCACGCAGAAGGCGCGACCCGGCGACCCGTGGAACCGGCCGGTCACCTCGCCGGCCATCTGGACCCGCGCGTGGGGCGAGGGTCGCGTGTTCGTCGCGACCCCGGGGCACAGCCTCGACGTCCTGGACCACCCGAGCGTCCGCACCGTCGTCGAGCGAGGCCTGCTGTGGGCGGCGCGCGGGTCCGGCCAGCCCTACGGCGTCACCGCGCCGGACGCGGGAGCGGCCGCGTGA
- a CDS encoding Gfo/Idh/MocA family protein: protein MSSPTPSGPTLRVAMIGHAFMGAAHSQAWRNAHRFFDLPLTPVMQVVVGRDAGRAAHAAERFGWAESATDWRAVLERDDVDLVDICTPGNTHHEIALAALAAGKHVLCEKPLANSVTEAEEMTEAAEAAGARGVFAMCGFTYRRVPALTLARQLVGEGRLGTIRQVRAQYLQDWLSDPDAPLTWRMDKALAGSGALGDIGAHLIDATQWITGQSITGVSALLETFVTSRPVAGEASGLGGSGDASAERGPVDVDDAAWFTARFDGGAVGQFEATRFALGRKNAIRIEVNGTDGSLAFDFEDMNVLHFFDGTKPVREQGFTRVYVTEPDHPYVGSWWPAGHGLGYEHGFVHQVVDLTRDLAAREQPRPSFADALAVQRVLDAVERSAADRSTWTGV, encoded by the coding sequence ATGAGCTCTCCCACCCCCTCCGGCCCGACGCTGCGCGTCGCGATGATCGGTCACGCCTTCATGGGCGCGGCCCACTCGCAGGCGTGGCGGAACGCCCACCGGTTCTTCGACCTGCCCCTGACGCCGGTCATGCAGGTGGTCGTCGGCCGGGACGCCGGCCGGGCGGCCCACGCCGCCGAGCGCTTCGGCTGGGCGGAGTCGGCGACCGACTGGCGTGCGGTCCTCGAGCGCGACGACGTCGACCTCGTCGACATCTGCACCCCGGGCAACACCCACCACGAGATCGCCCTCGCCGCACTGGCCGCGGGCAAGCACGTCCTCTGCGAGAAGCCGCTGGCCAACTCCGTGACGGAGGCCGAGGAGATGACCGAGGCGGCCGAGGCCGCGGGCGCGCGGGGGGTGTTCGCGATGTGCGGGTTCACCTACCGCCGCGTGCCCGCCCTGACGCTCGCCCGCCAGCTCGTGGGCGAGGGCCGGCTGGGCACGATCCGCCAGGTGCGCGCGCAGTACCTCCAGGACTGGCTCTCCGACCCCGACGCCCCGTTGACCTGGCGGATGGACAAGGCGCTGGCCGGCTCCGGGGCGCTCGGCGACATCGGCGCGCACCTGATCGACGCGACGCAGTGGATCACCGGCCAGTCGATCACCGGCGTCTCGGCGCTGCTCGAGACCTTCGTGACCAGCCGGCCGGTCGCCGGGGAGGCCTCCGGGCTCGGCGGCAGCGGCGACGCGTCGGCCGAGCGCGGCCCCGTCGACGTGGACGACGCCGCCTGGTTCACGGCCCGCTTCGACGGGGGCGCGGTCGGCCAGTTCGAGGCGACCCGCTTCGCGCTCGGCCGCAAGAACGCCATCCGCATCGAGGTCAACGGCACCGACGGCTCGCTCGCCTTCGACTTCGAGGACATGAACGTCCTGCACTTCTTCGACGGCACCAAGCCCGTGCGCGAGCAGGGCTTCACCCGCGTCTACGTCACCGAGCCCGACCACCCGTACGTGGGATCGTGGTGGCCCGCGGGCCACGGCCTCGGCTACGAGCACGGGTTCGTGCACCAGGTCGTCGACCTGACCCGCGACCTCGCCGCGCGCGAGCAGCCGCGTCCGTCCTTCGCCGACGCCCTCGCGGTGCAGCGGGTGCTCGACGCCGTCGAGCGCAGCGCGGCCGACCGTTCCACCTGGACAGGAGTCTGA
- a CDS encoding zinc-binding dehydrogenase yields the protein MRLAELVAPRRFAVIEVEAPVRAPGELLVDVEVCGVCASELDQWEGGSGVELPRRIGHEVSGRVAAADPGSAYAVGDPVAVWTLSAGYAEQVSAPETSCRPLGSFPVGLGLLEPVACAANAVELADVRLADDVVIIGAGFMGSLVQQLVALRGARSVVVVDRRPDVLALAARLGATRTVDARREDAAAVVREVTGGRGADVTFEVTGVQGGLDAVGDLTRMSGKVVLVGFHLGTPRTLPLGHWNWMAYDLRNAHFREPATIMRGMDVAGRLLAAGRLDLGPLVTHRFGLEQVDDAFATAVAKPEGFVKAVVSMTATTAPRPVTEPSGATR from the coding sequence GTGAGGCTCGCCGAGCTCGTCGCCCCCCGCCGGTTCGCCGTGATCGAGGTCGAGGCACCCGTCCGGGCGCCCGGCGAGCTGCTGGTCGACGTCGAGGTCTGCGGGGTCTGCGCCTCCGAGCTGGACCAGTGGGAGGGCGGCAGCGGCGTCGAGCTGCCGCGGCGGATCGGGCACGAGGTCAGCGGTCGCGTCGCCGCCGCCGACCCGGGCTCGGCGTACGCGGTCGGCGACCCCGTCGCCGTCTGGACGCTGTCGGCCGGCTACGCGGAGCAGGTCAGCGCCCCCGAGACCTCCTGCCGCCCGCTCGGGTCCTTCCCGGTCGGCCTCGGCCTGCTCGAGCCCGTCGCCTGCGCGGCCAACGCCGTCGAGCTCGCCGACGTCCGGCTGGCCGACGACGTCGTGATCATCGGTGCGGGGTTCATGGGCAGCCTCGTGCAGCAGCTCGTCGCGCTGCGCGGCGCCCGCTCGGTCGTCGTCGTCGACCGCCGCCCGGACGTGCTCGCGCTGGCCGCACGGCTCGGGGCGACCCGCACCGTCGACGCCCGCCGCGAGGACGCGGCCGCCGTCGTCCGCGAGGTCACCGGCGGGCGCGGCGCGGACGTCACCTTCGAGGTCACCGGCGTGCAGGGCGGTCTCGACGCCGTCGGCGACCTGACCCGGATGAGCGGCAAGGTCGTGCTCGTCGGCTTCCACCTCGGCACCCCGCGGACGCTGCCGCTGGGTCACTGGAACTGGATGGCGTACGACCTGCGCAACGCGCACTTCCGCGAGCCTGCGACGATCATGCGCGGCATGGACGTCGCCGGTCGGCTGCTCGCGGCCGGGCGCCTCGACCTCGGGCCCCTGGTCACCCACCGGTTCGGGCTCGAGCAGGTCGACGACGCGTTCGCCACGGCCGTCGCGAAGCCGGAGGGCTTCGTGAAGGCGGTGGTGAGCATGACGGCGACGACCGCGCCACGACCCGTCACCGAACCGTCAGGAGCGACCCGATGA
- a CDS encoding SDR family oxidoreductase encodes MSLDRDLSGTVVAITGATAGIGRATARALVGEGARVVLLGRRQERLDELVAELGEESVATIAGDVADPAVNAAMVAAAQERFGRIDSLVANAGIGAYGGIMSMTDDEIRTMDATNFLGTVFSVRAVVPTFREQSGGDVVVVSSVAGLRGGPWEAVYAGTKFAQVGLAGSLDRELREHGIRVTTICPAAVSTEFAIGAGRNEGDEWLEHVLTPEDVADAIVTVLRQSRRLRTNQWVLRAMAEES; translated from the coding sequence GTGAGCCTCGACCGCGACCTCAGCGGCACCGTCGTCGCGATCACCGGGGCGACGGCCGGGATCGGCCGCGCCACCGCGCGGGCGCTGGTCGGCGAGGGGGCGCGTGTCGTGCTCCTCGGCCGCCGTCAGGAGCGCCTCGACGAGCTCGTGGCCGAGCTGGGGGAGGAGTCGGTGGCGACCATCGCCGGCGACGTCGCCGACCCGGCCGTGAACGCGGCGATGGTCGCTGCGGCGCAGGAGCGCTTCGGGCGGATCGACAGCCTGGTCGCGAACGCGGGCATCGGCGCGTACGGCGGCATCATGAGCATGACCGACGACGAGATCCGCACGATGGACGCGACGAACTTCCTCGGCACCGTCTTCAGCGTGCGGGCCGTGGTGCCGACGTTCCGGGAGCAGTCCGGCGGCGACGTGGTCGTCGTGAGCTCGGTGGCCGGGCTGCGCGGCGGACCCTGGGAGGCGGTCTACGCCGGCACGAAGTTCGCGCAGGTCGGGCTGGCGGGTTCGCTGGACCGCGAGCTGCGCGAGCACGGCATCCGGGTGACGACGATCTGCCCCGCCGCGGTGTCGACGGAGTTCGCCATCGGTGCCGGGCGCAACGAGGGCGACGAGTGGCTCGAGCACGTGCTCACGCCCGAGGACGTCGCCGACGCCATCGTCACCGTGCTGCGCCAGTCGCGCCGGCTGCGCACCAACCAGTGGGTGCTGCGAGCGATGGCCGAGGAGAGCTAG
- a CDS encoding endo-1,4-beta-xylanase: protein MTTKSIGIADAANVPDTVEATGPHVSRRLLLGGAAAGGLTLALGAGAPAATAAPVVPAPSSLAATARTRAYAARTPLWKIAADARLAYGTSHTSRLFEDEEYSALVDRQAAILFTEDDLLWYQLKPTPDAPLDFSFGDKLFARARRDHQLVFAAHLVWDEGFGEGWQNADGDSLLYELSHDDASDLLFGVEKALVKRYRGRTAGWIVANEVTDPEGEDGLRTDVPWYQTIGSGYVAKAFRLARKYDRHAVRVINEFGFESTNEYGDDPEARQQAMLTVLKRLRRDGVPVDALGIQAHLNAQYFLSDFDPKSYRRFLSKVADLGLDILITEMDVLDDGLPADATARDAAVAECYARYLENVLPNRDVKALMTFGLSDRYSWLQEDYPREDGAERRPLPYADEGLKPKLAYEALRHALADAPRRQPLWRLPRHR from the coding sequence ATGACCACCAAATCGATTGGCATCGCTGATGCTGCCAACGTTCCCGACACGGTCGAGGCCACCGGCCCGCACGTGTCGCGCCGCCTCCTGCTCGGCGGTGCCGCCGCCGGTGGGCTGACCCTGGCCCTCGGCGCCGGGGCCCCTGCTGCCACCGCGGCGCCGGTCGTCCCGGCCCCGTCCTCGCTCGCGGCGACCGCACGCACCCGGGCGTACGCGGCGCGGACGCCGCTGTGGAAGATCGCCGCGGACGCGCGCCTCGCGTACGGCACCTCGCACACCAGCCGGCTCTTCGAGGACGAGGAGTACAGCGCCCTGGTCGACCGGCAGGCCGCGATCCTCTTCACCGAGGACGACCTCCTCTGGTACCAGCTCAAGCCGACCCCGGACGCGCCGCTCGACTTCAGCTTCGGCGACAAGCTGTTCGCCCGCGCCCGCCGTGACCACCAGCTCGTCTTCGCGGCGCACCTCGTGTGGGACGAGGGCTTCGGCGAGGGCTGGCAGAACGCCGACGGCGACTCGCTGCTCTACGAGCTGAGCCACGACGACGCCTCCGACCTGCTCTTCGGGGTGGAGAAGGCCCTCGTCAAGCGCTACCGCGGCCGCACCGCCGGGTGGATCGTGGCCAACGAGGTGACCGACCCCGAGGGGGAGGACGGTCTGCGCACCGACGTGCCCTGGTACCAGACGATCGGGAGCGGCTACGTCGCCAAGGCCTTCCGCCTCGCCAGGAAGTACGACCGGCACGCGGTCCGGGTGATCAACGAGTTCGGCTTCGAGTCGACCAACGAGTACGGCGACGACCCCGAGGCCCGCCAGCAGGCGATGCTCACCGTGCTGAAGCGGCTGCGTCGCGACGGCGTGCCGGTCGACGCGCTGGGCATCCAGGCCCACCTGAACGCGCAGTACTTCCTGTCGGACTTCGACCCGAAGTCGTACCGGCGGTTCCTGTCCAAGGTCGCCGACCTGGGTCTCGACATCCTGATCACCGAGATGGACGTCCTCGACGACGGTCTGCCGGCCGACGCGACCGCCCGCGACGCGGCCGTGGCCGAGTGCTACGCCCGCTACCTCGAGAACGTCCTGCCCAACCGCGACGTCAAGGCGCTGATGACCTTCGGGCTGTCGGACCGCTACAGCTGGCTGCAGGAGGACTACCCGCGCGAGGACGGTGCCGAGCGCCGTCCGCTGCCCTACGCCGACGAGGGCCTGAAGCCCAAGCTCGCGTACGAGGCGCTGCGGCACGCGCTCGCCGACGCCCCGCGGCGCCAGCCGCTGTGGCGCCTGCCGCGGCACCGCTGA
- a CDS encoding ABC transporter substrate-binding protein: protein MKNPRLRRTISLLAAGSALTLAAACGGGGSPSTEGAAPSTAQGPVAEPTEPVTITFSSWVGQDKGMKALYAKFKTEHPNITVEFQDVPAEESEKKLTTQVAGGNPPDAAYLDASNIATFAPRKALVDLESYMARSETSKPDDYVPAFRAQATVDGKMYGLPFDGESTGLYYRKDLFEAAGITEPPKTWDEFTAAAQKLTDPAKKQYGFQVFAPEAEYYFYPWLWQNGGELLSADEKTFLMNNDAGKAAADYYVGLAKYSSPDYLNSNSYDARIGFAQGQIGMYMAGSWFAGTLNDEFPKIEDKWATAPLPSGTAGCKTTIAGDALVMFAQGKKQDAAWKWIEFLNEPENMATWTYKSTGTLLPPRTSLLDSPELVQEKPVLKGFADLMKCGVNYNIANKNWPRVTEELNTELGNSMFGKLTPAEALDSTASTFDRLGSR from the coding sequence ATGAAGAACCCCAGGTTGCGCCGGACGATCTCCCTTCTCGCGGCGGGCAGCGCGCTCACCCTCGCGGCCGCCTGCGGAGGGGGTGGCAGCCCCTCCACGGAGGGCGCGGCACCCAGCACCGCCCAGGGTCCGGTGGCCGAGCCGACCGAGCCGGTGACCATCACGTTCTCCTCGTGGGTCGGCCAGGACAAGGGCATGAAGGCGCTCTACGCCAAGTTCAAGACCGAGCACCCGAACATCACGGTGGAGTTCCAGGACGTGCCGGCCGAGGAATCGGAGAAGAAGCTCACGACCCAGGTGGCGGGCGGCAACCCGCCCGACGCCGCGTACCTCGACGCCAGCAACATCGCGACCTTCGCCCCGCGCAAGGCGCTGGTGGACCTCGAGTCGTACATGGCCCGGAGCGAGACGAGCAAGCCCGACGACTACGTCCCGGCCTTCCGGGCCCAGGCGACCGTCGACGGCAAGATGTACGGCCTGCCCTTCGACGGCGAGTCCACCGGCCTCTACTACCGCAAGGACCTCTTCGAGGCCGCCGGCATCACCGAGCCGCCGAAGACCTGGGACGAGTTCACCGCGGCCGCGCAGAAGCTGACCGACCCGGCCAAGAAGCAGTACGGCTTCCAGGTCTTCGCGCCCGAGGCCGAGTACTACTTCTACCCCTGGCTCTGGCAGAACGGCGGCGAGCTGCTCAGCGCCGACGAGAAGACGTTCCTGATGAACAACGACGCCGGCAAGGCGGCCGCCGACTACTACGTCGGCCTGGCGAAGTACTCCTCGCCCGACTACCTGAACTCCAACTCCTACGACGCGCGCATCGGCTTTGCCCAGGGCCAGATCGGCATGTACATGGCGGGCTCCTGGTTCGCCGGGACGCTGAACGACGAGTTCCCCAAGATCGAGGACAAGTGGGCGACGGCTCCGCTGCCCAGCGGCACCGCCGGCTGCAAGACCACGATCGCCGGGGACGCGCTGGTGATGTTCGCCCAGGGCAAGAAGCAGGACGCCGCCTGGAAGTGGATCGAGTTCCTGAACGAGCCCGAGAACATGGCCACCTGGACGTACAAGTCCACGGGCACGCTGCTCCCTCCGCGCACGTCCCTGCTCGACTCCCCCGAGCTGGTCCAGGAGAAGCCGGTGCTGAAGGGCTTCGCCGACCTGATGAAGTGCGGCGTCAACTACAACATCGCCAACAAGAACTGGCCCCGCGTCACCGAGGAGCTCAACACCGAGCTCGGCAACTCGATGTTCGGCAAGCTCACCCCGGCCGAGGCCCTCGACAGCACCGCCTCGACGTTCGACCGGCTCGGGTCGCGTTGA
- a CDS encoding phytanoyl-CoA dioxygenase family protein, whose amino-acid sequence MPQTATLTDADVADFRSNGYLLPHRQLFSPERLDTLASIFDEHLSDKGAKLSDELDTPHFRDPRLLDFLLSDEVLDLVEPLVGPDIALWTSHFISKEPFTGRATPWHEDSAFWNGRLSAYDGIVTVWLALGPSNRSNGCMRVVPGSHLEGGFHDNYVPTDMSTQTFHAQIPDVDESLAVDFELERGEFSMHDGRIVHGAKPNTSPVRRTGYTMRYFPASVRVMPVEQNAGWKIWLARGRDSAGNTYENA is encoded by the coding sequence ATGCCGCAGACAGCCACCCTGACCGACGCCGACGTCGCCGACTTCCGCAGCAACGGGTACCTGCTGCCGCACCGGCAGCTCTTCTCGCCCGAGCGGCTCGACACGCTCGCGTCCATCTTCGACGAGCACCTGTCCGACAAGGGCGCCAAGCTGTCCGACGAGCTCGACACACCGCACTTCCGCGACCCGCGGCTGCTCGACTTCCTGCTGTCCGACGAGGTCCTCGACCTGGTCGAGCCGCTGGTGGGGCCGGACATCGCCCTGTGGACCAGCCACTTCATCTCCAAGGAGCCGTTCACCGGCCGGGCCACCCCCTGGCACGAGGACTCGGCCTTCTGGAACGGCCGCCTCTCCGCGTACGACGGGATCGTCACCGTCTGGCTCGCTCTCGGCCCGAGCAACCGGAGCAACGGCTGCATGCGCGTCGTGCCGGGCAGCCACCTCGAGGGCGGGTTCCACGACAACTACGTGCCGACCGACATGAGCACGCAGACCTTCCACGCCCAGATCCCCGACGTCGACGAGAGCCTGGCGGTCGACTTCGAGCTGGAGCGCGGCGAGTTCTCGATGCACGACGGGCGGATCGTGCACGGCGCCAAGCCGAACACCTCGCCCGTGCGCCGGACCGGCTACACGATGCGCTACTTCCCGGCCTCGGTGCGCGTGATGCCGGTCGAGCAGAACGCGGGCTGGAAGATCTGGCTCGCCCGCGGCAGGGACTCGGCCGGCAACACCTACGAGAACGCCTGA